The region AGCTTTACCGGCAAGATTGCCTTGATTCAACGTGGTACCTGTGAATTCGGGGTTAAAGCGCTGAATGCCCAAAATGCTGGCGCAAGCTTTGTGATTATTTACAACAATGCTGCCAATGGCAACACCTTGATCAACATGGGTGCTGGTGCGGTTGGTGCACAAGTCACCATTCCAGCAATTATGATTGGCTTTACCCAAGGTAGCGGATTAGTTAATTGGTATAGTCAACACGGCGCTGCGTCAGTTGCCGAAATTAACCCATCAACCTATCTTGCCCCAAGCACTGCCGACGTGATTGCAGGCTTTAGCAGCCGTGGCCCTGGCGTTGGCGATGTGTTGAAGCCAGACGTTACCGCACCTGGGGTTAATATTCTTTCGCATGGCTACACGCCTGGTGCTAGCGGCGAAGCCCGCCACCTTGGCTATGGCACAGCCTCGGGTACGTCGATGGCTGCGCCACACGTTGCTGGTGCTGCCGCCTTGTTGCGCCAAGCTCACCCAAGCTGGACCAACGACCAAATCAAATCGGCTTTGATGAGCACCTCGAAATATATTGGGGTGACGGTTGCCGATGGTTCGCCAGCTCAACCCTTGGATATGGGTGCTGGCCGGATCGATTTGAGCAAAGCTAGTGATCCAGGGGTGTTCTTAAGCCCACCAAGCTTGAGCTTTGGCCAAGTATTGACTGGCACAACCAAGGCCATTCAAGTAAGCGTCAGTAACGCCACCAATGTTGCCGAAACCTACAACCTGAGTACTCAATACACTGGTGGCGGGTTTAGCAATATCACTGCAATGGCAGGGGTAACCCTCTCAACCAATTCGATCACCGTTCCAGCCAATGGTAGTGCCCAATTTACGGTCACCTTCAACAGTCTGGCAGGACGTGGTTATGGCGATAATCAAGGCTTTATTGTGCTTGATGGCCCAAATCACGATGCCCACATGCCTGCTTGGGCACGGGTAACCAAGCCTGTTTCAAACATCGATGTCTTGGTGATTGATAACGATGGTAGCTCATCACTTGGTGGTGCCTACATCGATGTTACCCGCTACTACACCGAAACGCTTGAAGCAATGGATTTGAGCTATCAAGTCTTAGATGTTGATGATTTGGCTGGCAGCGTAACCACCTTCTTGCCACCAGCCGAGGAACTTTACCCATACAAGGCAATCATCTATTTCACTGGCAACTACAACCGCCGCAATGGTGAGTTTACGATTGCCACGCCATTAACAGCCTTGGATATGGATCGTTTGACCGAATATGCTAACAATGGCGGGACGATCATCGCCATGGGTCAGAATTTGGCCCAAGTGCTGAATTCAACCAGTTCCAACACCGCATCGTTCTTCTATAGTAGCGTGTTGAGTGGCGAGTATGTTCGAGCTAATATCAATTCATCGAATGTGATGACCGTTACCTCGCTCATTACTGCCACAACTCAAGCTCCTCAAGTGTTCCAAAACATGGAGATCGATATTGATGCTAGCGAGACCGCTGGTGGTGGTGCTCGTAACCAAACCAGCGTTGATGCACTTGAATCGCTGTATGGCACCGACTTCGATCCCAACCGCGATCCATTAATTCGCTCGTTGTTCTCAATCGAAGGCGAAGAAGACGTGGCTGCTGGACGGTTACATCGCGCCCAACCAAGCTTAGAAACCCCAGGCATTAGCTATTTGGGCCGCACTATCTACACGACCTTCGGCTTGGAAGGGGTCAACAACTTGAGCGATACCACTGGTCGTCAAGAATTGATTCAAACCTTCTTCCGCGTGCTGTGGGATGATCCAACCAGTGAAGTTATTGTGATGCCTCGTGCTTCACAAGTTTGGTTTGATGTCGATCTGACCTCAGAGTACGAAGCAGTACCAGTTGAATATCGCTGGGACTTCGGCGATGGCTCAGCCTATGTGACTGCGCCAGCAGGCACGCTAGTTGCGCATACCTATGCAACGCCTGGCCAAGTTCACACCGTCCGCGTGGAAGTAACCGACAGCTATGGTAACAAGTCGATTGCAACCCGCCAAGTAACTGCCCCATGGGGTCTCTACTTGCCAATGGTTACCAAAAACTAGCGATTGATCGTTAGTAAATCTTAGCGACAGGCGTTTGGTGCATTACCAAACGTCTGTCGCTTTTTTAGCTCGGGTATAATAAGCCAAATACTGCCTATACCTGAGGTTGTTTATGATTCACTCAATTACCTTTCGCCGCTGGAAAAGCTTTTTCGATACAACTCTCTACCTCGACCAAATTATGGTTTTAATTGGCATGAATGCCAGTGGCAAATCGAATGTACTTGATGCTTTGAGTTTGTTAAAAGCTTTAGCCGATGGCGAAGAATTACAAGAAGCTCTAGGCAATTTGCGTGGCGGAGCTGAGTGGTGTGTTCTACAGGGCTATGATTCATTTGAATTAGAGGTTGAGATTCATCAAAATGAAATTGATAAGAGTCAAGAGAAATATATATATACGATTAGGATTAATGTAAAAAATAACATATATATTGAATATGAATCCCTAGAATTATATGAAGAAAAAGATAAAGGATTATTTTTATATAGAACAGAAATCAATAACGATGATTCTAATATATTTAGATTAGATATTCTAAGTGAAAATAATTCTTATGATAAAATTGGAGTTATAACATCAGGAGAAAGTATACTAAGTCAAGTATTCAAAATAAATGATAATAAATTAGTTAACAGTACCATTAAATATATCATTCAAATATTTCGTAATATATTTGTTTTCGATCCAATACCTAATAGAATGCGTAGTTTCTCAAAAATATCATCTTTATTGATAAAAGATGGCTCTAATATAAGTGGTGTCATTGCTTCTTTTGATGAGGAATTTCGCAAAGGTCTACAAAAACAAATATCTGATTATATAACACGTCTCCCTGAGCATGATGTTGGTAAAGTATGGGTCGAAAAAGTTGGTAAATTTAATAGTGATGCAATGCTGTATTGCGAGGAAACTTGGCCAAATGGCCAGAAATTTATTGTTGATACTCGCGGCATGTCTGATGGCACATTGCGCTTTTTGGCAATTGTGACGGCTTTATTGACTCGGCCAGAAGGCAGCAATTTGATTATCGAGGAAGTTGATAATGGTTTGCACCCATCACGCGCCAAGCTACTGCTAGAGATGTTGCGCGAAATTGCGGTCAAGCGCCAGATCGATATTTTGGTTACAACCCATAATCCTGCCTTGCTCGATGCAATGACCCCCGATTATATTGGCTTTATCACGGTTGCGCATCGGAATCCTCAAGGTTATAGCGAATTGACCTTGCTTGATGAGGTTGATGCGCTGCCCAAGCTCTTGGCCAGCGGTGGAGTTGGTTATCTGGCAACGACTGGCAAACTTGATCATGCTATTGAGAATGAGCAGGAGCAAGGCGAATGACACAGGTCTTAGTGATTGATACATCTATTTTATGTGTTTGGCTGCAAGTTCCGGGTAAAACAACCTGCGGTTCAGATGAACATAAATGGGACTATCCCAAAGTCAAAGCAATTATTGAAGGCTATATTCAGAAAGGTGCTACGATTGTCTTACCGCTAGCTTCGTTGATCGAAACAGGCAACCATATTGCCCAAGCTGATGGCAATATTTACCCCATTGCTCAACGATTAATGGATATTGTTGATAAAACGTTAAATGCAGAAAGCCCATGGGCGGCATTTTCTGGTCAGCCTAATTTAGAGCAACAATTAAGATCGTTGATTGGCTCATGGCCGGAACAAGCTAAACAGAAGCTTTCGTTTGGCGATGCTATGATTATTGATATAGCAGCATTTTATGCCAAGAATTATCAGGTTGAGATATTAACTGGCGATGCCCAATTAAAATCATTTGAGCCAGCACCACCAAGCGCAATTCCAAGTTTAACTCCCCGCCGCCGCAAATAAAAAAGCCCCGCGACCAATACCTAAGCATCAATCGCGGGGCTTCGCCTTAATTATTGATAATTGGCTACTTCGGCCTTGATGCGTGCGATGAACTCATCGACGCTGATTGAACCGAGGTCGCCGCCAGAGCGTTGGCGTACCGCCACAGCTCCGGCTTCTTCTTCTTTATCGCCCACCACCAACATATACGGAATCTTGAGTTTTTGGGCATCGCGAATTTTGGCGTTCATACGATTGTTGCTAGCATCAACTTCAACCCGCAAGCCTTGAGCATTCAGTTTAGCCGCCACCGCTTCAGCATACGCCACATGACGATCGGTAATTGGCACTAACGTGACTTGAACTGGAGCCAACCACACCGGAAACGCCCCAGCATATTGTTCAATCAACGTGCCCACGAAACGCTCGATCGAGCCAAATGGCGCTCGGTGAATCATAATTGGCCGATGCTTTTGGCCATCTTCGCCCGTGTACTCAATTTCAAAGCGCTCGGGCAAGTTGTAATCGACCTGCACCGTACCAAGCTGCCATTGGCGACCAAGCACGTCGCGGAAGATGAAGTCGAGTTTTGGCCCATAGAACGCAGCTTCGCCTTCGACCACAACGTAATTGAGGCCTTTCTTTTCAGCAGCATTGATGATCGCACTTTGCGCTTTTTCCCAAATCTCATCCGAACCGATGTACTTGGGATTGCCCACCTCGCGCAAGCCGACCCGCGCTTGGAAATCCTTCAAGCCCATCGTACCAAACACGAAGAGAATCAAGTCAACAACTTTCAAAAATTCTTCTTCCAGTTGATCGGGCGTGACGAACAGGTGCGAATCATCGACCGTGAACGAGCGTACCCGCAGCAAGCCGGTTAATTCGCCGCTGTGTTCGTAGCGATAGACCGTACCAAATTCGGCCAAGCGCAAGGGCAAATCGCGATACGAACGTGGTTCGCTAGCATAAATTTCAATATGATGCGGGCAGTTCATCGGCTTAAGCAGATAAATTTCGCCCTCGGGATTTTCAGGGTCATCGTTTTCGATTTCACGCATCGGCGGGAAAATGCCATCGCGATAGGTATACCAGTGACCGCTCGTTTTGTAGAGATCGATCTTGCCCATATGCGGCGTGACAACTGGCAAGTAGCCGCGTTCAATCTGCGCTTGACGCAGGAAACGCTCCAAGACATCGCGCAAAATTGCACCTTTGGGCAGCCACAACGGCAAGCCAGCCCCAACTTTTTGCGAGAAGGTGAACAAGCCTAATTCGCGGCCAAGCTTGCGGTGATCACGCTTTTTGGCTTCTTCTTGCTGCCACAAGTAATGGTCAAGCTCTTCTTTCGATGGCCAAACCGTGCCATAGATGCGCTGCAACATTGGGCGTTTTTCATCGCCACGCCAGTATGCGCCCGAAACCCGCAGCAACTTAAAGCCATTCGGCGGAATATCGCCTAAGCTTTCGACGTGTGGCCCTTTGCACAAATCTTCAAACGAATCGTGTTTGTAGGTTGAGATGATCGTATCGCTGGCGGCGGCTTTTTCGCCATATTCATCTTCGCCCTTGGCCAAACCTGCGATCAACTCAAGCTTGTAGGGCTGATTTTTGAATAACTCACGGGCTTCGTCTGCTGAAACTTCACGATAAGCAAAGCGATGTTTGGCCTTGATGATTTTGCGCATCTTGGCCTCGATGTCCTTGAGATCATCGGGCGTTAATGGGCGTGGCAAATCAAAATCGTAGTAAAAGCCATTTTCAACTGGCGGGCCGATCGCAATCTTGCCATCGGGGAAAATTTCGAGTACAGCTTGGGCCAATACGTGCGCCGTCGAGTGACGCAAGCGATACAGTGGCTCATTATCTGGATTGACTGGTGGCATTTGAAACTCCTAGAAAGTCAAAAGGCAAAGGTCAAAAGGCAGAAATGCCTCAATCTCAATTTTCGATCATATTTTGGCTAATGGATAAATCAGAAGGCAAACTACAAATCAGATTTTGATTTTTGACTTCTGATTTTTGACTTTAATCTTACCAACATGGCATGAGATGACGTGGGGCTTCTGGTTGGTTAGCCAAATCGCGCTGATAAACTAATTTGAGCATAGCGGCGCGATACTCAGCGCTATCAATTAGTTGCCAACCTTCGGCGAATAACTGAGCATCCATGGCGGCGCGGTCGGGCCATTCGCGAGCCTCGGCAGCACAGGGAGCGTCGCCCTGAACTGGGGCATAAGCAATTAAATATTCCAACATTGTTCTGCTCCTTTAAGTGATTAATTGGGCCAGTATCACTTTCGTCCAGAACGATCACCCCCTTTCCATAAAATCAGAAGGCAAAAATCAAAAGGCAAAACAGGCTAGCCTCTGTTCTATGCTCTTTGTTCTATGTTCTGTTATTGGGCTTCGACGGTAGCGGTGAGCACGCCTTCGCCGACTTCGATTGCTGTAATCCGTTGGCCATTGGCAGTTAATTGGCTGTTGAGTTTGGTCTCAAGGGTTTGGGACAATTGTTCAGCATCAAGGAAAAAGCCCAGAGCGCCGTCAATTTGGGCATCAACCACATCAATTCGGCCATCAGCGGTTACCTGAACTCCGGCGCTGGCGCTTCCAGTCATGCCATATGCGCCGACAGTTGCGCCCAAACGGCCTGGCGTAAAACGCACAGTCGCACTATCCAAGGGGCTAATTTCATTGGGATTAGCCTGAATATACTGGTTAATTTCAGTATCGGTCACTTGAACTACGCCTTGAAAGCCAGCCGGAATTTCGCTATTTGGGCCGCCAAGTTGCTCATCGAGCTTGCGATCAATTTGTTGTTCGAGTTGGCCACCCAAGGTATTACCTGCTTGTTCACTGAGCATTGGCCGTAAATAGAAATAGACTCCCAACAGGCCACCTAAGGCCAAAAACACAAAAATTGTCAGGGTGGTCAAACAACCAAACAGACAACCGCGGCGGCGTGGTGGCGGTGGTGGTGCATAGCCATAGCCGTAACCCATACAAAACCTCCTGTGGTGCTGTTAAACAAAAAAGCCCCGTCCATTACACATAGGACGAAGGCAAACATAAACCTCGTGGTTCCACCTAATTTCCAAATTAGCCAGCACTAATTTGCTTAAGTTGTCCGTTAGCGGGGACAAAGCGCATCGGTCTACTAGCCACATGGCGTTGGGCGATGAACTCAGAGGGGGTATTGTTTGCATCCGTGCCAGCAACGCTCGCAATCTATGGCGCTGCTTCCCTGATGGTGTGACTCAAACAACATGGCCTCATCACAGTTGAGTTATTCAATTGTGCTAGATGCTACCATACCTTGGCTTGCTTCGTCAATCCGCCCTTTGAACGAGAATGCGTTGCACCTGATCACCACCCCTCTGACTCAAGGCGGGGAACTCAGGGTGTCTACATCCCCCTGCTCCCCCTACAGCACAATTTTTACAGAAAAGACATACTCCGCTAGAGATGACACGGTGATTTTAGCCAAATCACATCGAATAAATAATGCTATTGCCGATTGGTGCAGGCTCAAGTATGATATCAGCGAACATTTGAGCTACTGAGGTACGTATGGCTGAATCACGCAAGGGCGCAACCAAACTGGCCAATATTTCGCCTGACATTTTGCAGCAACTCAATACTGGTCAACTTGCCACGGCTAATTTGATGGAAGGTTTGGCGATTGATTTTCAACAATTATGGCAACATTGTTTTGCCGAATTGCCTGCATCTGCCTTGGCGAGTTATGACCCAGCGGCGGGAGTCGTCAAACGCATGCAAATGATGGGCCAAATTCTCAATCAATCCTTGGGATTTGGTGCGTTCAATCGTGTGGCAACCCATCATGCTGATACGGTGCGTGGTTGGGCCGCCTTTATGCTAGCCGATCAGGCTAATTTGAGCGTTGCTGAGCGATTAAATTTGGTGCAACCCTTGGCCGATGATGCCCATTTTGGCGTGCGCGAATGGGCTTGGCTAGCCTTGCGCCCCCAACTTACCGCCGATTTAGCCACTAGTTTAAATGTATTGCAGACTTGGGTTGCCGATAGCTCAGAGAATATTCGGCGCTTTGCAATTGAGGCGTTGCGGCCACGCGGAGTTTGGTGTAGTCATATCAATCAATTAAAACAAAACCCAGCCTTGGCGCTTGAGCTTTTAACACCAGTGCGCTCCGACACCAGCCGATATGTCCAGCTTTCGGTCGCCAATTGGCTCAACGATGCTAGCAAAACCCAGCCAAGCTGGGTTGAGCAATTAACCGAGCAATGGTTGGTTGAATCGCCAAGCGCTGAAACGCGCTGGATCGTAAACCATGCCACTCGCAGTTTGCGCAAAACCAAAGCCTAAGATTGCCAAACAACCAGCGAATCGGTAGATAGACCGATCTCACATTGAGCAATTTCGGTTAAGCTATGCTGTAGCTCGGATGTTTGTATGACATGGGATCAATGGTGGCGAGATTGACTGCCAAGCGCCATCGTGTGCTAAATGTGGGAGTATCTAATGGCCAAACGTGAATTTTCGGTTAAACATGAATATAACTACCCGCGAAGTAGCTCAATTCGCTGGATTATAGCGCATGTTTGGCGCTATTGGTTTTTAGCCTGTGTGGTGTTGCTCTGTTTTCTTGGGTCGTGGGTGACCTACTCGCAGGCACGGGTCGTGATCGGCGCTGTGGCGGCGCTGCTGGAAGTGCCCTTCGATGCTGCTGAATTGCTGCGCCTTTCGCTGATTATTTTGGCTCTTTTGGTTGGCGATGGTTTTTGTTTGTGGTTTGGCAGTTTGGCGGGCGAAACAATTGCCGCCCGTTTCGAGGCCGATGCCCGCGAAGAGCTGTATATCAGTTTGCTCGGCAAAAGCCAAGCCTACCACGACCGCCAACGGGTCGGCGATTTGATGGCGCGGGCTACCGATGATACCAGCCAACTTGCCAGCATGATTGTGCCCGGCAGCACCATGATTTTTGAAAGTATTTTGGGGATTGTGGTTCCGCTGACCTATATTGGCTTTATTAAACTTGAGTTATTGTTAGTGCCATTGGGCTTTGTAGCCTGTTACATCATCGCGGTGCGACGCTATGTGCGACGCTTGAATCCGGTTGTGGCTGAGCAACGCGAACAATTTGGCAAGCTCAATGCTGGCCTCGAAGAAACCATCTCAGGGATTGAAGTAGTTAAGGCCAGTGCCCGCGAAGGTTTTGAACGACTGAAATATCGCCGCCATGCGCGAGGCTTTCGCGATTTGTTTGTGCAACAAGGTCGAATTGAAGCTCGTTATATTCCACTCTTGCTGTTTGGCATCACCTTTGGCCTGACCTTTTTGCACACGATGATTTTATTTGATCAAAATCGGATTAGCATCGCCGATATTATTGCAGTAATGAGTTTGATTGGCTTGTTGCGCTTCCCAACCTTTATCTCGTTGTTTGCCTTTACCTTGGTGCAAACCGGGATCGCCAGTGCAGGTCGGATTTTGGGTGTAATCAAAGAGGAAACTGAGCTAGACGAAAATACCCAAGGCCATCAAGCAGCAATTAAAGGTGAATTGCGCTTCGAAAATGTGCAATTTGGCTATGAAGCTCAGCCAATCTTGCATGATGTTTCGTTCAGCGTCAAACCTGGCCAAACCGTGGCAATCGTTGGGCAAACTGGCTCAGGCAAAAGTGCCCTAACCCAGTTGGTCAACCGCACTTACGATGTGCAATCTGGCCGCGTATTAATTGATGGAATTGACGTGCGCGAGTGGAATTTGGATACATTGCGCTCACAAATTTCTAAAATTGAGCAAGATGTCTTTTTATTCTCACGCACAATTGGCGAGAATATTGCTTTTGGTGCACCCAACGCCAGCCGCGAACAAATTATCGAGGCAGCCAAAGCGGCCCAAGCCCACGATTTTATCAGTTCATTCGTCAATGGCTACGATACCGAAATTGGCGAGCGTGGCGTGACGCTCTCTGGGGGGCAACGCCAGCGCATCGCCTTGGCA is a window of Herpetosiphon gulosus DNA encoding:
- a CDS encoding ABC transporter ATP-binding protein, which encodes MAKREFSVKHEYNYPRSSSIRWIIAHVWRYWFLACVVLLCFLGSWVTYSQARVVIGAVAALLEVPFDAAELLRLSLIILALLVGDGFCLWFGSLAGETIAARFEADAREELYISLLGKSQAYHDRQRVGDLMARATDDTSQLASMIVPGSTMIFESILGIVVPLTYIGFIKLELLLVPLGFVACYIIAVRRYVRRLNPVVAEQREQFGKLNAGLEETISGIEVVKASAREGFERLKYRRHARGFRDLFVQQGRIEARYIPLLLFGITFGLTFLHTMILFDQNRISIADIIAVMSLIGLLRFPTFISLFAFTLVQTGIASAGRILGVIKEETELDENTQGHQAAIKGELRFENVQFGYEAQPILHDVSFSVKPGQTVAIVGQTGSGKSALTQLVNRTYDVQSGRVLIDGIDVREWNLDTLRSQISKIEQDVFLFSRTIGENIAFGAPNASREQIIEAAKAAQAHDFISSFVNGYDTEIGERGVTLSGGQRQRIALARAFLSNPRILILDDSTSAIDSATEDQIQRAIREAQRGRTTLLITHRLSQIRWADVILVLDGGRIVAAGSHEQLLRTSSHYRRIFARYESSLPPIEAAVLA
- the thrS gene encoding threonine--tRNA ligase, whose product is MPPVNPDNEPLYRLRHSTAHVLAQAVLEIFPDGKIAIGPPVENGFYYDFDLPRPLTPDDLKDIEAKMRKIIKAKHRFAYREVSADEARELFKNQPYKLELIAGLAKGEDEYGEKAAASDTIISTYKHDSFEDLCKGPHVESLGDIPPNGFKLLRVSGAYWRGDEKRPMLQRIYGTVWPSKEELDHYLWQQEEAKKRDHRKLGRELGLFTFSQKVGAGLPLWLPKGAILRDVLERFLRQAQIERGYLPVVTPHMGKIDLYKTSGHWYTYRDGIFPPMREIENDDPENPEGEIYLLKPMNCPHHIEIYASEPRSYRDLPLRLAEFGTVYRYEHSGELTGLLRVRSFTVDDSHLFVTPDQLEEEFLKVVDLILFVFGTMGLKDFQARVGLREVGNPKYIGSDEIWEKAQSAIINAAEKKGLNYVVVEGEAAFYGPKLDFIFRDVLGRQWQLGTVQVDYNLPERFEIEYTGEDGQKHRPIMIHRAPFGSIERFVGTLIEQYAGAFPVWLAPVQVTLVPITDRHVAYAEAVAAKLNAQGLRVEVDASNNRMNAKIRDAQKLKIPYMLVVGDKEEEAGAVAVRQRSGGDLGSISVDEFIARIKAEVANYQ
- a CDS encoding ATP-binding protein yields the protein MIHSITFRRWKSFFDTTLYLDQIMVLIGMNASGKSNVLDALSLLKALADGEELQEALGNLRGGAEWCVLQGYDSFELEVEIHQNEIDKSQEKYIYTIRINVKNNIYIEYESLELYEEKDKGLFLYRTEINNDDSNIFRLDILSENNSYDKIGVITSGESILSQVFKINDNKLVNSTIKYIIQIFRNIFVFDPIPNRMRSFSKISSLLIKDGSNISGVIASFDEEFRKGLQKQISDYITRLPEHDVGKVWVEKVGKFNSDAMLYCEETWPNGQKFIVDTRGMSDGTLRFLAIVTALLTRPEGSNLIIEEVDNGLHPSRAKLLLEMLREIAVKRQIDILVTTHNPALLDAMTPDYIGFITVAHRNPQGYSELTLLDEVDALPKLLASGGVGYLATTGKLDHAIENEQEQGE
- a CDS encoding DNA alkylation repair protein, whose product is MAESRKGATKLANISPDILQQLNTGQLATANLMEGLAIDFQQLWQHCFAELPASALASYDPAAGVVKRMQMMGQILNQSLGFGAFNRVATHHADTVRGWAAFMLADQANLSVAERLNLVQPLADDAHFGVREWAWLALRPQLTADLATSLNVLQTWVADSSENIRRFAIEALRPRGVWCSHINQLKQNPALALELLTPVRSDTSRYVQLSVANWLNDASKTQPSWVEQLTEQWLVESPSAETRWIVNHATRSLRKTKA
- a CDS encoding S8 family serine peptidase; this translates as MNRFLPRWAVLLSLLTLVISLFAQPLATTAQKAPLTTDYAPATSDSVAPSSTPSHRLIIELQSPALAAWSKSTNKARNANQRLDLKAADAQTYLAQLEAEQNRFVTDMRQALPGASVESFVNEFGNLDELRYSVVFNGMTVNVGNAKRDDARKVLEALPNVKGVYLDLPQHADLHVSNTLIGSPALWDSAGIGGRDNAGAGIKIASMDGGVHKDGAMFSGTGYSYPAGYPANGLGLTQNNNGKIIASRTYFRTWDGAAAGDQNPWPGENGTPHGVHTAGIAAGDVVTATFGGLNLPLTSGVAPKAWVMSYRVFYASVNGIGSFYNAEGIAALEDIVADEADVVNNSWGGGPGSIGGEFDALDTALINTSNAGIFVSMSAGNAGPNKGTSDHPSDEYIVVAASTTQATFAAGQLNVTQPTPISPTLQTIPIAAASFGGPINAVVSNNYLPASVISPTNALGCSPFGPTSFTGKIALIQRGTCEFGVKALNAQNAGASFVIIYNNAANGNTLINMGAGAVGAQVTIPAIMIGFTQGSGLVNWYSQHGAASVAEINPSTYLAPSTADVIAGFSSRGPGVGDVLKPDVTAPGVNILSHGYTPGASGEARHLGYGTASGTSMAAPHVAGAAALLRQAHPSWTNDQIKSALMSTSKYIGVTVADGSPAQPLDMGAGRIDLSKASDPGVFLSPPSLSFGQVLTGTTKAIQVSVSNATNVAETYNLSTQYTGGGFSNITAMAGVTLSTNSITVPANGSAQFTVTFNSLAGRGYGDNQGFIVLDGPNHDAHMPAWARVTKPVSNIDVLVIDNDGSSSLGGAYIDVTRYYTETLEAMDLSYQVLDVDDLAGSVTTFLPPAEELYPYKAIIYFTGNYNRRNGEFTIATPLTALDMDRLTEYANNGGTIIAMGQNLAQVLNSTSSNTASFFYSSVLSGEYVRANINSSNVMTVTSLITATTQAPQVFQNMEIDIDASETAGGGARNQTSVDALESLYGTDFDPNRDPLIRSLFSIEGEEDVAAGRLHRAQPSLETPGISYLGRTIYTTFGLEGVNNLSDTTGRQELIQTFFRVLWDDPTSEVIVMPRASQVWFDVDLTSEYEAVPVEYRWDFGDGSAYVTAPAGTLVAHTYATPGQVHTVRVEVTDSYGNKSIATRQVTAPWGLYLPMVTKN